The Metarhizium brunneum chromosome 5, complete sequence sequence GGATTCGACGAGTCCATGTATACATATATCTAGAATGGTCAAGGCCTGTATTCCGGCGTCGATTCTTGCTATTCCCCAGTTCATTCGCTCGAGTAGCCCGCGAGTTTCGTGCTTCTCGGCAAACAGTGCATTGTTCCAAGCTTCCTCCCGTTCCTATATCGGTTTCAACCACTCTCCCATATACACCGGGGCGTAAAGATGCTGTCGGATGCCGTGCTGTACGGATGGCTGGCCCTGCCGGCCATACTAGCCTGGCTGGCAGCAAGCACATACTACCGGTACTGTCGATTAAAACACATACCGGGCCCGCCGAGCGCCGGATTCTCCATCTGGTGGCTGCTGCGGTCTACCCTCAGCGGCAGGACGCACCTCGACTTGTACGAGGTGTGCCAGAAGTACGGTACGGCAGCCCTCTCCCGGACCACGGCCAAGGAATACTGACAATGCCCTCCAGGCCCCATCGCCAGAGTCGGGCCCAACGACGTGGTGACCAGCGACGCGAGGCTTGCCATGCACATGCTCGGCGCGCGCTCGCAGTACACACGGTCGTCGTGGTACAACGGGCTGCGGTTCGAGCCCAGCAAGAACAACATCATCTCCATGAGGGACGACGCCCTCCACGCCGTGATACGGTCGAAAATGGCCGGCGGGGTACGGCGGAAATCCCACGCGCCCGGCACCCTGCTCAGGATCAATGGCTGACCGTGTTTTCGCCCCAGTACTCCGGCAAGGAGGTCGACCacctcgaggccaaggtggaCAGCTCCGTGCAGAACCTGGTCCGCCTGCTCGACTCGTACGTGCGCAACGGGCGCCCGTTCGACCTCGCCCGCAAGATACACTTCTTCGCCCTCGACGTCATCTCGGAGCTGGCCTTTGGCGAGCCCTTTGGCGACCTGACGACCGACTCGGACGTGCACAGCCTCGTCACCGACATCGAGACCTACCTGCCCTACCTGATTGTGTCCACCGTCATGTCGTGGATGATCCCGGTCCTCGGGCTGCCCGTCTTCCGGCCCCTCATGCCCTCGGAGCACGACGTGCTCGGCATCGGCCGCCTGGTAGGGTTCGTGATGGCGCCCCCGCTCCCCTTGCCgtcgatgaggatgatgaccTTGTTTGCTGACTTTTTCCCGTCGCTGGTGCAGAATCGCAAAGAGGGTGGCGGCGGAGCGCTACGGGCCGAGCAAAAAGACGCAGAGGGACATGGTCGGCTCCTTTGTCGCCCGGGGACTGACGCAGGAGCAGGCGGAGAATGAGATTGCCGCGCAAATGTACGTTGCACTCGCCCGTGCCGACTCGGCTCTTGAGTCAAGTGTGTTGACTGTGGACTaacacggcggcggcagcatcgCCGGGTCCGACACCACCGCGACCGGCATCCGGGCCACGTTGCTGCACGTCATGACCAACCCGCGCGTCCTGGCGCGGCTGCAGGCCGAGATTCGCGCGGCCGAGCTGAGCTGGCCCGTGGCTGGCGACGCCGAGATCCGCAAAATGCCCTTTGTGCAGGCCACCATCAAGGAGGGGCTGCGCATGCTGCCGCCCGTGGCTGGCTTCATGTCCAAGGAGGTTCCGGCCGACGGGGACTGCTGGAACGGCGTCTCGTTCCCGTCGGGGACCAGGATAGGACTGTGCATGGTGGGCATACTGCGCCAGAGGGACGTGTttggcgaggatgccgacgagtTCCGCCCGGAGAGGTGGCTCGCGGCGACGCCTGAGATGGAGGCCACTTGGGGCCTTGTCTTTGGCTCGGGGAAATGGGCGTGCTTGGGCAAGAACATTGCCCGGATGGAGCTGAACAAGGTCTTGGTGGAGGTGAGGCTTTCTGCCCGTTCCTTGTTTTGCAGACTGTCTGATTGGCGGGTTGCATGCTTACACGGTTTGCCAGGTCCTGAGGCGCTTCGATCTCACGCTGATTGATCCGATGAATCCTTGGAAATCTATAAATTGCGGTGTCTTTTTGCAGTCGGAATTTTGGGTACGTGGTCATGCACGCCACGACCCGACGCCCGAGATGGCAAGGTGTTGATGGGCATGATCCAGGGGGTTGTTGGACGTGGTGTTTGCGATTCGAATTTGGGCTCACATGGTATGTGCTGGTGGCTCCTGTGGTTTACTTCCGCGACTCTGTAGGATAAAGGGGTTGGGATatgtgtctggtgcgtcTCGTTGTTTCTTGCGGCTATACTCCTAGAGCATACAGTTGTGCAGTACAAGATTCACCCGCCCGGGTGTATTTTGTTCGGAGTCTATGGGAGAGAAATGGCAGTTCTCATCATTTGTCGGCAACCGCAGATAATCGTGGTAATAGGTCCCCCACCGAGCATACATCTTGATAACCAGGACTGGCCAAGCTGAATACGGATGCCATTACGAGACAAGGAGTCACTGAGTTTTTGGACAACCAGTTTTCTAATAGATTTCATCACTATATTGTCACACCTCGAGTAGAGAATACATTGCAGTACACAGTCTACATAAAATGGCAGCCATCAACTCCGAATGCTTGGGTTCGACTGATTAGTGCGATTTCGCGGCCAATAATTGACCTCATACGTGGCTTCCAGTGACTCGAATATTGAGTCGTTTCCAGGTTAACGACGCCCACGGCGACTAACATACTAATGAGGCTAGCAAGAGAAAGACCACTACCGCGTCTACCATGAACCCGGTACTTGACGTCTTTCTATACCTCATATTCTCTTTGTGGAAATAGAGCCGTCACTGCGAATCAACGTGTTGTCATCCATCAAGACGATGACGTCGTGGCCATCCATGGTCCACACAAGTAGTAAATTTTCCCCTGAAAAAAATGATATATTGGGAAGCTCAGGTCACCCTTTCATGGGTATTTGATTAACCTCCAGTCCTGAGCTACTGTGCCTAAAGTCCCGCGTGGTTGGCCAGCCATTGGGTAGTCGAGGGGAGGAGAAACTCAAAAGCTCGGTGCTAGTTCTTAGTCGAAGCTTGACATGTTAGATCTCGTAGTATACTCGTAAACATTTACGACAACAAACCTGCATCAGCAAGCACCAGGGATCCGGCTGTCGAATAAATCGCCTGCCCAATTTTGCGCCGTGAGCACTGGGAATTGCCCACCAAGCACGCGGGTGTCTTCATACACAGCTGGATTTCGTCTCTCATCGGCATCTCTGAAGCCATCATCACATTCTGTAAacagccacatgcaccagGCGCTTTGCGAGTGCTGCAATCTCGACCCAGGCCACCCCGCCCAAGACTCGGTCTAGCCTCTTAGTTCCGTCCTGGGATGCTTTTATTTCCTATCTAGGGCTACAAAGACACAGGTACAAAGCCTAGTTCGGAAGCACACAAAATGTTAAAAAGTCATTACTTCACGTGTTGATCGACGCCATGCCCTCGGGTTTGCGAGAATGGGGAAGCTATATAAGAACAGACGGAGTATCAGCACCCCCCCGAGACCTACTTGGAACTGTTTACCACATTCCGCCCTCTTCAACTACACCTCTGAAGCCCATAGAATCCACACACAATGCTTCTGGCCGCGGTCACCACCGTCCTTTGGGCCATTACGTCCGAAGTCTCGGCTGCGACGGCCACCAGGTTCGAGGGCATCCCGTCGGTGGGCGTGCTCTACACCCACTCGCCCAAAAAGCACATGTGCAcggctgccgtcgtcgacagCAAGCCGGGAAATATGATCATCACGGCTGCGCACTGTATGCGCGGCGACGGGAAGCACCTGCGCTTTGCCCCCGGATATCACGATGGCTCTACGCCATATGGAACCTACCCCGTCACGGGGGCCTATATCCATAACGAGTGGAACAAGACCTTTAGCATCAACCACGACTACGCCATCCTGACCCTTGGTAACGCTACTATTAACGGCAGATCTGTCAATGTCCAGAAGATGACCGGTGGCAACAAAATCAATTTCAGCCCTTCGTACAAGAACGTGGTCAAGGTCTTTGGCTACAATCTCAACGAGGAAAAGCCTATGCGCTGCACAACCTCTACTTATCGGGCTGGAGAGGGACAACTCGGCTTCAACTGCGGTCCCTTCAGGGCAGGGACAAGCGGTTCCGTCTTCATGACCAAGTATCGTAACAAGAAGATGCTTGGAACAATAGTGGGAAACATTGGTGGCTGGCAGGGCGGGGGTTGCAGCGACAGCACGTCGTACTCGGCCAAGTATAGCTCTGGATTGAATCGCGTCTTCGACGAAGCGAGCAACTCGACTGGAAAAACTGATTGCGGTTGGGTGGTTAGGGGCGGTGCTCCCAAGTATTGCTGAGCGACAAGTCTGTTGAAATAAGCTCCTTCTAATTTATTGCAAAAGTCTCTCAAATTGTGGATACTCAAAGTGTGTGCTCCTGAGCCAAGGGATCGGTGATGTCTTGTGCCTTGTTGTTAAGAGTCGATGTTTGAATCTGTGTCCTGGTTTCGACCCGGCAACGCGGCAAGTGAGCAGCGAGGTCGGCAGATCAGCTTCTGGAACATGGCTTCCCATGCCGTGGCGGCAAAAGACGGCAGCCCCTTGTGCAAGCGTCGAATGTTGAATGGATTTGCCACCACATGGCGTTTGCCATGGATGGTTGATCGCCAATGTCCATCTCTCAGTGCCAGCGTCTCTGTCGGCTCCTCAGCGGCATGAAGTCCGCCGAGTTCCCTAAAGGGTTAAGGATGAAACAATTTTGCGGGCCAGTGCCGTCACCCGTCAGCGGCCTCAAAACATTTCAGCGCAATaggaggtcaactggtgtgaGGCAAATCGTCGTGTCGCCGTCTCATTGTGTTCGTCGAGCCGTGAGAAGTCGTGGTGGCGTGCGGCGTCCTTCACGGTGAGCGATGTCGGGCAACTTGATAGGTCGAGGGAAGGAGCTGTCCTGTCAACTGCCCAGACGTCAGATCCCGCAGCAACCCCCGCTTTTCTTGCACTAATTAGTCCATGTGCCTTTCCCTTCATACACTTACAATTAAACCTCAGTGCCGATACAATTTTGCAGCCTTTCTTCTCCGGTGATTACTTCTACTTCAACGCCAAAAGCCGACATCGTACGCAGCTTGCCCATCTAAACAGTCGGCGGGGCTGTGCTTGCAGAATAAAATCAGTTGTGCTCCAGGGAACCATCACGCGCTAGGCCGCATAAGCCCCAGGCTGGGCATGAGCGATAATCGACAACAGCTTCATGGACTGGCCAAAAGCCAATTGAACAATGGGATGTTCCGGAGAATGACCTACCTTGCGGCATCCTATACATCACGGCGCTCTACAACTCCAAGGAAATTCATCACAGCTTCATCTTCAACTGTGTCATCATACGGCACCGTCCATGTAGACGGCACCACGGAGTCTAGATGAGCAGCAAGAAGAACGCagccgccatcgccaccgccGCAGGAAAGGTTTCACGCGCTTGCGATGCCTGCCGAGTGCGGAAGGTGAAATGCAACGGTGACCAGCCATGCGCGCAGTGCGCTCATCTCAATCTGCCCTGTGTATTTGCACCAGCGCCACCCAAGCGCAAACCAGGCATTCGAGGCCGTCTCGTCGCTCAGCTACGCAACAAGACACCAACAAGCGGACCAGGTAGCTCACAAACCgtgtcgccgccatccacgGCCCTGGCTGGTGGCTCTGTTAGCGGTGGCCCTTCATCGGCTGGGTCGTCGCCTAGATCAGGCGTCATCCCAGTGACCTCAATTGCTGGAATTGTCGATAACCTGGGAAGCAGTCCGCCCTCAGAACCGGCATTTACGATTGGAGGATGTGGCTTCTCGGCAGACTTCTTCCTCGGACTACTCCCCGAGTTTGAGGAACTTGTATATCCAGTCAACCCTGTCCTGACACCAGCCGAGATACGGACTGCCATTCATAATATGCATAGCAACTTTGAAGATGCTGCTCTAGTACATGCCTATGCATCAGTGACCATCAACCTCACCAAGACGTCGTGGACAATGAATGGAATCGACATAGCTTCACAAATGACAACCTTGATGCAATACTGTCTTTGGGCGCATAGGAAAGCTGAAATGGCGAGAGAAGGTGATGGATATAACGGTGGTTTACAAGGCGAGATGCCAATCACCGTCAAGCGCATCATGACGTGTATTTGGCTCGAAATCTGTCTCATGGCCTTTAAACGATTTGACCGAAGCTATACAATactccaagaagccatcaGCATGGTCCAAATGCTCAACATGCATCAGTATGGCCAGGGCGACCGTCGTCTGACCCATACAGAACTGGCCCGGCGTCAGAGAATGTACTGGGAGGTCTACATCCACGAACGCTTCCTATTCATCATGTCCGGGTTCCCATGCACCATGGTGCCTCTGCGCACTGGACTGCCCCTTCACGACGAAACTCTTGCCGCCCACGTCGCAGTCGGATGGAACCGCCTgatcctcctcttccaaaACATGGACGACGCCTTCCTCTCATACTGGGCCGCTCAGCAAGTCCCCAACCCCCTCCTCCCCGAGATAACATCACAGTGGATAGAGAGCAAACAGGCACAGCTCGACcaagacgaggcagatgcCGTCGGGGACGAGAAGGAAATGATTGTCGCCGGGTGCGGCACGCTCATCGAACTACAACACGTCGACCTGTTCATCACCCGGCTCTGGCTCCGAACCCTGGTTTGGCAGCTAGCCCTCTCCCACGGCCTGCTCCGCTCCGCGCCAACACAAAACACACACGAGGGCCTGTCGCTTCATTTCCCGGCGCAGCGCCTCTCCGCACAGCTCCGCAGCCTCGTGTCCCGCTTGAAAAGCGTATCCAGCGTCGTCTTTCACGGGAGCGGCATCCTCCAAAAACTGTTCGAGATTACCAGCACCGTGGCAGATGTGCTGGCGCTTCCGCGCGGAATCGGCCAGACGGAAGACGAGTCCCGGGCGAGGCTCGAGGACTTCTTCTACCTCGTCAAGTTCATATTCAGCTTTGAGAGAACGCAGAAACACCAAAGGGACTACCTGAGAGAGAAACTCGAGGTGCTGGAGAAGATGTACACCGTCGTGGATTTCAGGGAACTGGCGGGCGCGAGCCCTTCGTCCGCATCAGGGGATGTATACGAGTCAATAGCAAAGGCTACCTGAAGAATATAATCGCATAGCCAATGAGAATCTCAAACACCACAATGCCCATGCCACAGAACAGGCCGCCCTTTTTTTAACTCTGTAAAAGTCTAACCCGAAAACATGAGGTTATTGCGCAAGTGACCGGCTAATGCTAGATCTCTTCATGGTGTCTTGGGTCCAACGTGATGAACAACACAAACCGTCGTATTACCTACCTAACAAGCTGTTAAGATCTAGCACGCCGGAAAGCCTGGGCCGGGGGGGCAAGGGGCCCGTCACAACAAGGCACCTTGCGTGACAAAGCTTGACACGAAATACTCCCGTGCGAGAATGGCGAATCGTGAGGCAAGTTCGGAAAGGGGCTCAAAGGCGAGAACGCGGCATGAACCAGGCCATAAAACCACGGCTTCGAGGCGTTGTTTATTCGACCAACGTAGCAGCACCCGGATAGAAGCTGTTTCTTTCACTCTGGGAACCCCGTGCTTCTGGCAGCCAAGGGCACGGATCTGAGACGAGTCGAAGGTACCGGAGTACGAGGTCCTGATGCAACGGTGGGGAGGGTTGCGTGGCGCGAGAACCTTGATGGGCACTTTCTGACCGTATTAATGCAACAATCGGCCCATCCCATCTCATCCCACACCTCTCAAAAC is a genomic window containing:
- the lolP1_2 gene encoding Cytochrome P450 monooxygenase lolP1, whose amino-acid sequence is MLSDAVLYGWLALPAILAWLAASTYYRYCRLKHIPGPPSAGFSIWWLLRSTLSGRTHLDLYEVCQKYGPIARVGPNDVVTSDARLAMHMLGARSQYTRSSWYNGLRFEPSKNNIISMRDDALHAVIRSKMAGGYSGKEVDHLEAKVDSSVQNLVRLLDSYVRNGRPFDLARKIHFFALDVISELAFGEPFGDLTTDSDVHSLVTDIETYLPYLIVSTVMSWMIPVLGLPVFRPLMPSEHDVLGIGRLVGIAKRVAAERYGPSKKTQRDMVGSFVARGLTQEQAENEIAAQIIAGSDTTATGIRATLLHVMTNPRVLARLQAEIRAAELSWPVAGDAEIRKMPFVQATIKEGLRMLPPVAGFMSKEVPADGDCWNGVSFPSGTRIGLCMVGILRQRDVFGEDADEFRPERWLAATPEMEATWGLVFGSGKWACLGKNIARMELNKVLVEVLRRFDLTLIDPMNPWKSINCGVFLQSEFWGVVGRGVCDSNLGSHGMCWWLLWFTSATL